In Candidatus Cetobacterium colombiensis, a single genomic region encodes these proteins:
- the ulaG gene encoding L-ascorbate 6-phosphate lactonase: MSKISKITRESWILSTFPEWGTWLNEEIENEEVVPGTVAMWWLGCTGIWIKTEGNANLCIDLWVKTGKKSGKNPLMKHQHQHQRMIGCEALQPNLRNVPCVIDPFGIKEVDAILSTHDHGDHIDENVAAAVIQNCDPSVPFIGPQACVDLWISWGVPEDRCIVVKPGDTIKIKDTEIVALDSFDRTELVTAPEGVILKDKMPQDMDKLAVNYLIKTPAGNIYHSGDSHYSNYYAKHGNDYKIDVALGSYGENPRGMTDKMTSVDMLRMAECLNTEVVIPIHHDIWTNFKADPKEILYLWNMRKDRLQYKFKPFLWEVGGKFVWPLDKDRLEYMYDRGFHDAFAIEPDLPFKSML; encoded by the coding sequence ATGTCAAAAATTAGTAAAATAACTAGAGAGTCTTGGATATTAAGCACATTCCCAGAGTGGGGAACATGGTTAAATGAAGAAATTGAAAATGAAGAGGTTGTACCAGGAACAGTAGCAATGTGGTGGTTAGGATGTACTGGAATTTGGATAAAAACAGAGGGGAATGCAAATTTATGTATAGACCTTTGGGTTAAAACTGGAAAAAAATCTGGAAAAAATCCATTGATGAAACACCAACATCAACATCAAAGAATGATTGGATGTGAAGCTTTACAACCAAATTTAAGAAATGTACCTTGTGTAATAGATCCATTTGGAATAAAAGAAGTAGATGCAATTTTATCAACTCATGATCATGGAGATCATATAGATGAAAATGTAGCGGCAGCAGTTATACAAAACTGTGACCCATCAGTTCCTTTTATTGGACCGCAAGCGTGTGTTGATTTATGGATAAGTTGGGGAGTACCAGAAGATAGATGTATTGTAGTAAAACCAGGAGATACAATAAAAATAAAAGATACAGAAATTGTAGCTTTAGATTCTTTTGATAGAACAGAGTTAGTTACAGCACCAGAAGGAGTAATCTTAAAAGATAAGATGCCTCAAGATATGGATAAATTAGCTGTAAATTATTTAATAAAAACTCCTGCAGGAAATATATATCACAGTGGAGATTCTCATTATTCTAACTATTATGCAAAACATGGAAATGACTATAAAATAGATGTTGCTTTAGGTTCTTATGGTGAGAATCCTAGAGGAATGACAGATAAAATGACATCTGTTGATATGTTAAGAATGGCTGAATGTTTAAATACAGAAGTTGTAATTCCAATCCATCATGATATTTGGACAAATTTTAAAGCAGATCCGAAAGAAATTTTATATTTATGGAATATGAGAAAAGATAGATTACAATATAAATTTAAACCATTTTTGTGGGAAGTTGGTGGTAAATTTGTATGGCCACTTGATAAAGATAGATTAGAGTATATGTATGATAGAGGATTCCACGACGCTTTTGCAATAGAACCTGATTTACCATTTAAATCAATGCTTTAA
- a CDS encoding BglG family transcription antiterminator — translation MISGKGIVLLQNIIENNGKKSIKDLSNELEMGERTVRYEIEKIEEYLNDNYKVKNFSNIELTKGTVKITDIKIVKKILKENYNIKLLSSEEREMYILLEILFKRSINQGKLAEKLDVSRNTLKLYLKNIKNLLTNYNLSLELSPKKGLILVGEEENIRLCALNFFGILKNYKNYLFKEIVENEISIDEDGIISFMNYCQKLMNRIVSDEAFEIIKKYLKITIAMVKNKNNIEKIKNENFLEETEEYKAVKKASALIESNYDIELPKVEYLKITDFFLGSHTYNHKYSYYENWVEMEVLVKKLIQNYNKRIDVDISKDDILLDGLLNHLKPTIYRIQNGIQLENSIYLEVIESYPNFFKITKEVMNDLESYIEKEFSDDEIAFITIHFKASMDRNRVIIKNKKKVLLVCGMGYGTSKLLAQQLKELFSIDIIDIIPKHILTASLNKNEIDVIITTVDLDLLDFSIPIIKVKAILSTENINLLKKNGFEKRNKKYLLSDFMNEIEKNCTINDKENMIQSLKNILNSNLIDDISPKKITIFDMLNKKQILLGEFAKDWEEAVRKAGNLLLNNKCVDESYVEDMIQCIKNYGSYMVMGKNIAFPHAKTDNNVNKTAFSIITLKNSVLFPGDIPVKTIIAFSSKDNKEHLDGFLEIVEEIEKSDFNMEKFVKKF, via the coding sequence ATGATTAGTGGAAAAGGAATTGTTTTATTACAAAATATAATAGAAAATAACGGTAAAAAAAGTATAAAAGACCTTTCAAATGAATTAGAAATGGGAGAAAGAACTGTAAGGTATGAAATTGAAAAAATTGAAGAATATTTAAATGATAATTATAAAGTAAAAAATTTCTCGAACATAGAATTAACAAAAGGAACCGTTAAAATAACAGATATAAAAATTGTAAAAAAAATATTAAAAGAAAATTATAATATAAAGTTATTATCGTCTGAAGAAAGAGAGATGTATATACTTTTAGAAATTTTATTTAAAAGATCCATTAATCAAGGTAAACTGGCAGAAAAATTAGATGTAAGTAGGAATACATTAAAATTATATTTAAAAAATATTAAAAATTTACTAACTAATTATAATTTATCATTAGAACTTTCTCCTAAAAAAGGGTTAATTTTAGTTGGAGAAGAAGAAAATATAAGATTATGTGCATTGAATTTTTTTGGTATTTTAAAAAATTATAAAAATTATCTATTTAAAGAGATTGTAGAAAATGAAATATCTATAGATGAAGATGGAATTATTTCATTTATGAATTATTGTCAAAAATTAATGAATAGAATAGTTTCCGATGAAGCTTTTGAAATAATAAAAAAATATTTAAAAATAACAATAGCCATGGTAAAAAATAAAAATAATATAGAAAAAATAAAAAATGAAAATTTTTTAGAAGAAACAGAAGAGTATAAAGCTGTAAAAAAAGCTAGTGCGTTAATAGAATCAAATTATGATATAGAGCTTCCTAAAGTTGAATATTTAAAAATAACAGATTTCTTTTTAGGTAGTCATACTTATAATCATAAATATTCTTATTATGAAAATTGGGTAGAAATGGAAGTTTTAGTAAAAAAACTTATTCAAAATTACAATAAAAGAATAGATGTAGATATATCAAAAGATGATATTCTTTTAGATGGATTATTAAACCATTTGAAACCAACTATTTATAGAATACAAAATGGAATTCAATTGGAGAACTCAATCTATTTAGAAGTTATAGAAAGTTATCCCAATTTTTTTAAAATAACAAAAGAGGTTATGAATGATTTAGAAAGTTATATAGAAAAAGAGTTTTCTGATGATGAAATTGCATTTATAACAATTCATTTTAAAGCTTCGATGGATAGAAATAGAGTTATTATTAAAAATAAGAAAAAAGTTTTGTTAGTTTGTGGAATGGGATATGGAACATCAAAACTTTTGGCTCAACAATTGAAAGAGCTATTTTCTATAGATATTATAGATATAATACCAAAACATATTTTGACAGCTAGTTTAAACAAAAATGAAATAGATGTAATAATAACAACAGTTGATTTAGACTTATTAGATTTTTCAATACCAATAATAAAGGTAAAAGCAATATTATCCACTGAAAATATTAATTTATTAAAAAAGAATGGATTTGAAAAACGTAATAAAAAATATCTTTTATCTGATTTTATGAATGAAATAGAAAAAAATTGTACAATAAATGATAAAGAAAATATGATTCAATCTTTGAAAAATATTTTAAATTCAAATTTAATAGATGATATTTCACCAAAAAAAATTACAATTTTTGACATGTTAAATAAAAAACAAATCTTATTAGGAGAATTTGCTAAAGATTGGGAAGAAGCTGTTAGAAAGGCTGGAAACCTTTTATTAAACAACAAGTGTGTGGATGAAAGTTATGTTGAAGATATGATTCAATGTATTAAAAATTATGGTAGTTATATGGTTATGGGTAAAAATATTGCATTTCCTCATGCAAAAACTGACAATAATGTAAATAAAACAGCCTTTTCAATAATTACTTTAAAAAATAGTGTTTTGTTTCCAGGAGATATTCCTGTAAAAACTATAATTGCCTTTAGTTCTAAGGATAATAAGGAGCATTTAGATGGATTTTTAGAAATCGTAGAGGAGATTGAAAAGTCAGATTTTAATATGGAAAAATTTGTAAAAAAATTTTGA
- a CDS encoding YjiH family protein — protein sequence MEEIKKVKKSDIMKYIFLNFIGIFMFFIPITLHNKNTIPLDHIASFITTSFPEIIKIYILILMGIGAFRPLFVEKNWLKNKTSLFFTIAKLCGFAMGVSTFLSIGPKALFEKDMLPFLFDKLVTPLSVVIPLGGAFIIFLVGFGLLEFMGVLMENVMRPIFKTPGKSSIDAVASFVGSYSIGLLITNKVYTDGKYSLKEAAIIATGFSTVSATFMIVVAKTLDLIEIWNFYFWSCILITFLVTAITVRLFPLNKIPNIYYENQKFQDEIVEDGTIFGRAFLSGINSAQRNDESVCIQFLKNYKEGFIITAGILPSIMSIGLLGLVLAKYTPIFDFIGYIYLPFTKILGFENPHLIAKALSTSIAEMFLPAILVTKEGMLAKYVVAIVSISEILFFSASIPCILSTDIKIKVTDLIIIWIQRVILSLVLATIFGYIFLK from the coding sequence ATGGAAGAAATCAAAAAAGTTAAAAAATCAGATATTATGAAGTATATTTTTTTAAATTTTATAGGAATTTTTATGTTTTTTATACCTATTACTTTACATAATAAAAATACAATTCCTCTAGATCATATTGCAAGTTTTATTACAACTTCCTTTCCAGAGATTATTAAAATATATATTTTAATTCTTATGGGAATTGGAGCTTTTAGACCTTTATTTGTTGAAAAAAATTGGTTAAAAAACAAAACAAGTTTATTTTTTACGATAGCTAAATTATGTGGATTTGCAATGGGAGTTTCAACATTTTTAAGTATTGGACCAAAAGCCTTATTTGAAAAAGATATGTTACCTTTTTTATTTGATAAGTTAGTAACTCCTTTAAGTGTTGTTATTCCATTGGGAGGAGCTTTTATAATATTTCTTGTTGGATTTGGTTTACTTGAATTTATGGGAGTTTTGATGGAAAATGTAATGAGACCTATTTTTAAAACTCCGGGGAAATCTTCAATCGATGCAGTTGCATCTTTTGTGGGATCTTATTCAATAGGACTTCTCATAACTAATAAGGTTTACACAGATGGAAAGTATTCTTTGAAAGAAGCTGCAATAATAGCAACAGGATTTTCAACAGTTTCTGCAACGTTTATGATAGTAGTTGCGAAAACTCTTGATTTGATAGAAATTTGGAATTTTTATTTCTGGAGTTGCATTTTAATAACATTTTTAGTGACGGCTATAACTGTTCGTTTATTTCCATTGAATAAGATTCCAAATATTTATTATGAAAACCAAAAATTTCAAGATGAGATAGTAGAAGACGGAACTATTTTTGGAAGAGCTTTTCTCTCAGGTATAAATAGTGCACAAAGAAATGATGAATCAGTTTGCATACAATTTTTAAAAAATTATAAAGAGGGATTTATAATAACGGCAGGAATTTTACCATCAATTATGTCCATAGGACTATTAGGTTTAGTTTTGGCTAAATATACACCAATTTTTGATTTTATAGGTTATATTTATCTTCCGTTTACTAAAATATTAGGATTTGAAAATCCTCATTTAATAGCAAAAGCTTTGTCAACAAGTATAGCAGAGATGTTTTTACCAGCTATTCTTGTAACTAAAGAGGGAATGTTAGCAAAATATGTTGTTGCAATAGTTTCTATTTCTGAGATACTTTTCTTTTCAGCTTCGATACCTTGTATATTGTCAACAGATATAAAAATTAAAGTAACAGATCTAATTATTATTTGGATTCAAAGAGTTATATTATCTTTAGTATTAGCTACAATTTTTGGATATATATTTTTAAAATAA
- a CDS encoding APC family permease, with protein sequence MKNKLGFWSIVLLGINSIIGSGIFLLPNKAYSLVGVGSIFVILFDMILVLSIALCFAEASGMFKKNGGPYVYAKEAFGEFVGFEVGFMKWAIAIIAWAAMAAGFVQALSDVWAPAQDPIVKNTIISILIIGLGIINILGVKVSKILNNIITLGKLIPLIIFIAIGIFFIKGDNFVPFNFLNSTEKMNFAPAALLMFYAFTGFESIAVAAEDMNNPEKDLPIATIAVMLIVSIFYILILIVSIGVLGKDLSISLTPIAQAAGNFMGETGAILITAGTLISIGGINIAASFVTPRCGVALAEDGILPRVIAKNGRFGTPTTAIIITVILALLIAISGSFVKLAAISVISRFVQYLPTCLAIPVLRKKRPDLARTFKVPLGPVIPIFAIVVSCWLVYNSDMEKILIGLGGLILGVPIYFFMKKYSK encoded by the coding sequence ATGAAAAATAAGCTAGGATTCTGGAGTATAGTTTTATTGGGAATAAACTCGATAATAGGATCAGGAATTTTTTTATTGCCCAATAAGGCTTATAGTTTAGTTGGTGTAGGAAGCATTTTTGTAATATTATTTGATATGATTTTAGTATTGAGTATAGCTTTATGTTTTGCTGAAGCGAGTGGTATGTTTAAAAAAAATGGTGGACCTTATGTTTATGCAAAGGAGGCTTTTGGAGAATTTGTAGGATTCGAAGTTGGATTTATGAAATGGGCAATTGCTATTATAGCTTGGGCAGCAATGGCGGCTGGATTTGTGCAAGCTTTAAGTGATGTTTGGGCACCTGCACAAGATCCTATAGTTAAAAATACAATTATATCTATTTTAATAATTGGGTTAGGTATTATTAATATTTTAGGAGTTAAAGTTTCTAAAATACTTAATAACATAATAACACTAGGAAAATTAATTCCTTTAATAATATTTATAGCGATTGGGATATTTTTTATAAAAGGAGATAATTTTGTACCATTTAATTTTTTAAACTCTACAGAAAAAATGAATTTTGCTCCAGCAGCTTTACTTATGTTTTATGCATTTACTGGATTTGAATCAATAGCAGTAGCGGCAGAGGATATGAATAATCCAGAAAAGGATTTACCAATAGCAACGATAGCAGTTATGTTAATTGTATCAATTTTTTATATTTTAATATTAATTGTATCGATAGGTGTTTTGGGAAAAGATCTTTCTATAAGTTTAACACCGATAGCTCAAGCAGCAGGGAACTTTATGGGAGAAACTGGAGCTATTTTAATAACAGCAGGAACATTAATTTCCATTGGTGGAATAAATATAGCAGCTTCTTTTGTGACGCCTAGATGCGGTGTAGCTCTTGCAGAAGACGGTATTTTACCAAGAGTTATCGCTAAAAATGGACGTTTTGGGACACCAACAACAGCTATAATTATAACAGTAATTTTAGCTTTATTGATAGCTATTTCAGGAAGTTTTGTAAAATTAGCTGCGATTAGTGTTATATCTAGATTTGTTCAGTATTTACCAACTTGTTTGGCAATTCCTGTATTGAGAAAAAAAAGACCTGACTTAGCAAGAACTTTTAAAGTACCACTAGGTCCTGTAATTCCAATTTTTGCTATTGTTGTTAGTTGTTGGTTAGTTTATAATTCAGATATGGAGAAAATTCTAATTGGATTGGGTGGATTAATTTTAGGTGTGCCAATCTATTTCTTTATGAAAAAATATTCTAAGTAA
- a CDS encoding gamma-glutamyl-gamma-aminobutyrate hydrolase family protein, whose product MSSKPIIGISGSIIVDGSGNFPGYKRAYVNNDYVESVIRAGGVPYILPITEDPEIIKEYTKTIDGLILSGGHDVNPLLWGEEPKKELGEIFPKRDNFEFLLIENMLEEEKPIFGICRGEQILNVYFGGTLYQDLSHKKDCDVRHNQKTTPSLETHTVIIEKSSQLYKVLEEENILVNSFHHMAIKDVAPGFEIVALSKDCVVEAVEMKDRNIMAVQWHPEMLSKTNKIMQKLFNYFVSISSEE is encoded by the coding sequence ATGAGTTCAAAACCAATAATTGGAATATCAGGAAGTATTATAGTAGATGGAAGTGGAAATTTTCCAGGATATAAGAGGGCATATGTAAATAATGATTACGTAGAGTCAGTGATTAGAGCTGGGGGAGTTCCATATATACTACCAATAACTGAAGACCCAGAAATAATAAAAGAGTATACTAAAACTATAGATGGACTAATATTATCTGGAGGACATGACGTAAATCCTCTATTATGGGGAGAGGAACCTAAAAAAGAGTTAGGAGAAATTTTTCCAAAAAGAGATAATTTTGAGTTTCTTTTAATAGAAAATATGTTAGAGGAGGAGAAACCAATTTTTGGAATTTGTAGAGGAGAACAAATATTAAATGTATATTTTGGTGGAACTTTGTATCAAGATTTGTCTCACAAAAAAGATTGTGATGTGAGGCATAATCAAAAAACAACACCCAGTTTAGAAACACACACAGTTATAATAGAAAAAAGTTCACAACTTTATAAAGTACTAGAAGAGGAAAATATTTTAGTTAATAGTTTTCATCATATGGCAATAAAAGATGTAGCTCCTGGGTTTGAAATTGTAGCTCTTTCAAAAGATTGTGTTGTTGAAGCAGTAGAAATGAAAGATAGAAATATTATGGCCGTTCAGTGGCATCCTGAAATGTTGAGTAAAACTAATAAAATAATGCAAAAATTATTTAATTATTTTGTGAGCATTTCGAGTGAGGAGTAA
- a CDS encoding DsrE family protein: MIKTVFDINQEERWPILIGNLKNLIKRTKEINLEYSLEVVITNVAINGVKKGTNIIKKEYFEELVNEKVIFYVCNNTMNKFDIKKEELFDFIDIVPAGIVELILKQQEGYSYIKS, translated from the coding sequence ATGATAAAAACAGTTTTTGATATTAATCAAGAAGAAAGATGGCCCATTCTTATAGGAAATTTAAAAAATTTAATAAAAAGAACAAAAGAAATAAATTTAGAATATTCCTTAGAAGTAGTTATTACAAATGTAGCTATCAATGGAGTTAAAAAAGGAACAAATATTATAAAAAAAGAATACTTTGAAGAATTAGTAAATGAAAAAGTTATTTTTTACGTTTGTAATAATACAATGAATAAATTTGATATAAAAAAAGAGGAGCTATTTGATTTTATAGATATTGTTCCAGCAGGTATTGTTGAACTAATTCTAAAACAACAAGAAGGATATAGTTATATTAAATCTTGA
- the add gene encoding adenosine deaminase yields MNLKQLPKIELHCHLDGSVRPETIIELAKIENIKLPSYDIESIKNILVAPMECSSLNEYLEKFEIPVAIMQSKENLKRIAYELMEDSAKENIKYIEIRFAPLLHTNKGLSSEDIIQSVLEGITEGEKNYNIKGNLILSFLRHMPVETIYDVIEVGRKYLGNGVVAIDLCANEEKGFSEKFVNPFSLGKKYGYKVTIHAGETGIGENVLDAVQLLGAERIGHGIHIKNCKEAYDIVKEKNIFLEMCPTSNVQTKAVDSFNIHPIFNFHKDGIKVTINTDNRTVSNTTLSNEYNIIKNNFDIDLDIYKNIYLNSVDAAFTDSQTKEMLKNLLKNVD; encoded by the coding sequence ATGAACTTAAAACAATTGCCTAAAATAGAACTACACTGTCACTTAGACGGAAGTGTAAGACCTGAAACAATAATTGAATTAGCAAAAATTGAAAATATTAAACTACCTAGTTATGATATTGAATCAATCAAAAATATTCTAGTAGCTCCTATGGAGTGCTCATCTTTAAATGAATATTTAGAAAAATTTGAGATTCCTGTAGCTATTATGCAATCAAAGGAAAATTTAAAAAGAATTGCATATGAACTAATGGAAGATTCTGCAAAAGAAAATATTAAATATATAGAAATTCGATTTGCACCTTTATTACATACTAATAAAGGATTATCTTCTGAAGATATTATTCAAAGTGTTTTAGAGGGAATAACAGAAGGAGAAAAAAATTATAATATAAAAGGAAATCTTATTTTATCATTTTTAAGACATATGCCCGTAGAAACAATTTATGATGTTATTGAAGTTGGAAGAAAATATTTAGGAAATGGAGTTGTTGCAATCGATTTATGTGCTAACGAAGAAAAGGGATTTTCTGAAAAGTTCGTCAATCCATTTTCACTTGGAAAAAAGTATGGATATAAAGTTACGATTCACGCTGGTGAAACTGGAATTGGCGAAAATGTTTTAGATGCTGTTCAACTTCTTGGTGCCGAAAGAATTGGTCATGGAATTCATATTAAAAATTGTAAAGAAGCCTATGATATTGTAAAGGAAAAAAATATTTTTCTAGAGATGTGTCCAACAAGCAATGTTCAAACAAAAGCTGTAGATTCTTTTAATATACATCCTATTTTTAATTTTCATAAGGATGGAATCAAAGTAACAATAAATACTGATAACAGAACTGTTTCAAATACAACTTTGAGTAATGAGTATAATATTATAAAAAATAATTTTGATATAGATTTAGATATTTATAAAAATATTTATCTTAATAGTGTTGATGCTGCCTTTACAGACTCTCAAACTAAAGAAATGTTAAAAAATTTATTAAAAAACGTTGATTAA
- a CDS encoding ParA family protein yields MGKVITIKNNKGGVGKSWLTLQLAHILSNIEDNKILVLTSDSQNNVMLYAGIDIEFNEGLENWLDKGDGDMVSLRENLYYIPLTSSNFKRGFDKKLKILVEKLKTKYDYILIDSVPILNIDKCFLELADSIVIPTMLDTASCKGILNLSNEVDLSKVKAIVPNKYSKTKAEKFWKNILGDFLKGNSIFFAEPIPQMAFLSELTHQGKTILESSSKKIDEVQNNLIELAKVVS; encoded by the coding sequence ATGGGAAAAGTTATTACAATAAAAAATAATAAGGGTGGAGTAGGAAAATCTTGGCTTACTTTACAGTTAGCTCATATTCTTTCAAATATAGAAGATAATAAGATTTTAGTTTTAACTTCAGACTCGCAAAATAATGTTATGCTTTATGCAGGTATTGATATTGAATTTAATGAAGGATTAGAAAATTGGTTAGATAAAGGAGATGGAGATATGGTTTCTTTAAGAGAGAATCTGTATTATATTCCACTAACAAGTAGTAACTTTAAAAGAGGGTTTGATAAAAAGTTAAAAATATTAGTAGAAAAATTAAAAACGAAATATGATTATATTTTAATAGATTCAGTTCCAATATTAAATATAGATAAATGTTTCTTAGAACTTGCAGATAGTATAGTTATACCTACAATGTTAGATACAGCAAGTTGTAAAGGGATTTTAAACCTATCAAATGAAGTAGATTTATCAAAGGTTAAAGCAATTGTTCCTAATAAATATTCCAAAACAAAAGCAGAAAAGTTTTGGAAAAATATATTAGGAGATTTCTTAAAGGGAAATTCAATTTTCTTTGCCGAACCAATTCCTCAGATGGCTTTTTTATCTGAGCTAACACATCAAGGAAAAACAATTTTAGAAAGTAGTTCAAAAAAAATAGATGAAGTACAAAATAATTTAATAGAACTTGCTAAGGTGGTATCTTAA